The proteins below come from a single Kitasatospora sp. NBC_00315 genomic window:
- a CDS encoding cupin domain-containing protein, producing MTDDAYKALEDLGAAPLWRFYGNLFPTEPRSRATPHRWSWQELRPHLMHFARTLSLDEAERRVLMLVNPGLTDPPATVNTLYAGLQIILPGETAQAHRHTSNAFRFILEGSGAWTTVNGEPVHMAPGDLLLTPGWHWHDHTHRGDAPMIWLDALDYPLVNALEAGFYEKYPQRLQPVTRPDDAGSRQFLHGRLTPAWLTPDGPNSPVTRYTWTETARALDAIADTAEGSDVDGIVLEYTNPWTGGPVMPTIGCRIHRLRPGFQGAGSRHTASTIFNVVRGEGATVVDGVRLDWSKHDTFAVPGWSSYRHINTASQDAVLFSYSDEPVMRSLGLYRAEPADPGA from the coding sequence ATGACCGACGACGCCTACAAGGCGCTCGAAGACCTCGGCGCAGCCCCACTGTGGCGCTTCTACGGCAACCTCTTCCCTACCGAGCCCCGCAGCCGGGCCACCCCCCACCGGTGGAGCTGGCAGGAACTGCGCCCGCACCTGATGCACTTCGCGCGGACGCTCTCCCTCGACGAGGCCGAACGCCGAGTGCTCATGCTGGTCAACCCGGGCCTCACAGACCCGCCGGCCACCGTCAACACCCTCTACGCCGGGCTCCAGATCATCCTCCCCGGTGAGACCGCCCAGGCGCACCGGCACACCTCCAACGCCTTCCGCTTCATCCTGGAGGGCAGCGGCGCCTGGACGACCGTCAACGGCGAACCGGTCCACATGGCCCCCGGTGACCTGCTCCTGACGCCCGGCTGGCACTGGCACGACCACACCCATCGGGGCGACGCCCCGATGATCTGGCTCGACGCCCTGGACTACCCCCTCGTCAACGCACTGGAGGCCGGCTTCTACGAGAAGTACCCGCAACGCCTGCAACCGGTCACCCGGCCGGACGACGCGGGCAGCCGGCAGTTCCTGCACGGCCGGCTCACCCCGGCCTGGCTGACCCCGGACGGCCCCAACTCGCCCGTGACCCGCTACACCTGGACCGAGACCGCCCGCGCCCTCGACGCCATCGCGGACACCGCCGAAGGCAGCGACGTCGACGGCATCGTGCTGGAGTACACCAACCCCTGGACCGGCGGCCCCGTCATGCCCACCATCGGCTGCCGGATCCACCGCCTGCGCCCCGGGTTCCAAGGAGCCGGCTCCCGCCACACGGCATCCACCATCTTCAACGTGGTCCGCGGCGAAGGCGCCACCGTGGTCGACGGCGTACGGCTCGACTGGTCGAAGCACGACACCTTCGCCGTCCCCGGCTGGAGCTCGTACCGGCACATCAACACCGCCTCCCAGGACGCCGTCCTGTTCTCCTACAGCGACGAACCCGTCATGCGCTCCCTCGGCCTCTACCGCGCCGAGCCGGCCGACCCCGGCGCCTGA